A region from the Dendropsophus ebraccatus isolate aDenEbr1 chromosome 1, aDenEbr1.pat, whole genome shotgun sequence genome encodes:
- the PPP2R2A gene encoding serine/threonine-protein phosphatase 2A 55 kDa regulatory subunit B alpha isoform isoform X1 has protein sequence MFLKFSPRAVFLGAGGGNDIQWCFSQVKGAVEDDVSEADIISTVEFNHSGELLATGDKGGRVVIFQQESKSPYHRGEYSVYSTFQSHEPEFDYLKSLEIEEKINKIRWLPQKNAAQFLLSTNDKTIKLWKISERDKRPEGYNLKEENGRYRDPTTVTTLRVPVFRPMDLMVEASPRRIFANAHTYHINSISVNSDYETYLSADDLRVNLWHLEITDRSFNIVDIKPANMEELTEVITAAEFHPHHCNTFVYSSSKGTIRLCDMRESALCDRHSKLFEEPEDPSNRSFFSEIISSISDVKFSHNGRYMMTRDYLSVKIWDLNMESRPVETYQVHEYLRSKLCSLYENDCIFDKFECCWNGPDNVVMTGSYNNFFRMFDRNTKRDITLEASRENSKPRMVLKPRKVCASGKRKKDEITVDSLDFNKKILHTAWHPKENIIAVATTNNLYIFQDRVN, from the exons ATGTTCCTGAAGTTTTCTCCGAGAGCCGTCTTtctgg GAGCTGGTGGAGGCAATGATATTCAGTGGTGTTTTTCTCAGGTGAAAGGAGCTGTGGAAGACGATGTCTCAGAAG CTGATATCATATCTACGGTAGAATTTAACCATTCTGGAGAATTATTAGCCACTGGAGATAAAGGAGGACGTGTGGTCATCTTCCAGCAGGAG AGTAAAAGCCCTTATCATAGAGGGGAATATAGTGTCTATAGCACTTTCCAGAGCCACGAGCCTGAATTCGACTACTTGAAGAGTTTAGAAATCGAAGAGAAGATCAATAAGATCCGATGGTTACCACAGAAGAATGCAGCACAGTTCCTGTTGTCTACAAATG ATAAAACTATCAAGCTGTGGAAAATCAGTGAACGTGACAAGAGACCAGAAGGTTACAACCTTAAAGAAGAAAATGGGAGATATAGGGATCCAACCACTGTGACCACACTCAGG GTGCCAGTATTCCGCCCCATGGACCTGATGGTTGAAGCGAGTCCTCGGAGAATATTCGCCAATGCTCATACGTATCACATCAATTCCATCTCTGTCAATAGTGACTATGAGACGTATCTGTCGGCAGATGACCTTCGAGTCAATCTATGGCACTTGGAGATCACAGACAGGAGCTTTA ATATTGTAGATATTAAAcccgccaacatggaggagctgACTGAAGTGATCACGGCGGCTGAGTTCCACCCACATCACTGCAACACTTTtgtatacagcagcagcaaaggCACCATCCGTCTGTGTGATATGCGCGAGTCGGCGCTGTGCGACCGCCACTCCAAGT TGTTTGAGGAGCCAGAAGATCCCAGCAATAGATCCTTCTTCTCAGAGATCATCTCTTCCATTTCCGATGTGAAGTTCAGCCACAATGGGCGATACATGATGACCAGGGACTACTTGTCTGTCAAAATCTGGGACTTGAACATGGAGAGCCGTCCCGTGGAAACATATCAG GTACATGAATACCTCAGGAGTAAGCTCTGCTCCTTATATGAGAATGACTGCATCTTCGACAAGTTTGAGTGTTGCTGGAACGGACCTGACAA TGTTGTCATGACCGGCTCCTACAACAACTTTTTCCGAATGTTTGACCGCAACACCAAACGTGACATCACCCTTGAGGCCTCACGGGAGAACAGCAAGCCACGCATGGTGCTGAAACCACGTAAAGTGTGCGCCAGCGGCAAACGGAAGAAGGATGAGATCACGGTGGACAGTCTGGACTTCAACAAGAAGATCCTGCACACAGCCTGGCACCCTAAAGAGAAC
- the PPP2R2A gene encoding serine/threonine-protein phosphatase 2A 55 kDa regulatory subunit B alpha isoform isoform X2 translates to MAGAGGGNDIQWCFSQVKGAVEDDVSEADIISTVEFNHSGELLATGDKGGRVVIFQQESKSPYHRGEYSVYSTFQSHEPEFDYLKSLEIEEKINKIRWLPQKNAAQFLLSTNDKTIKLWKISERDKRPEGYNLKEENGRYRDPTTVTTLRVPVFRPMDLMVEASPRRIFANAHTYHINSISVNSDYETYLSADDLRVNLWHLEITDRSFNIVDIKPANMEELTEVITAAEFHPHHCNTFVYSSSKGTIRLCDMRESALCDRHSKLFEEPEDPSNRSFFSEIISSISDVKFSHNGRYMMTRDYLSVKIWDLNMESRPVETYQVHEYLRSKLCSLYENDCIFDKFECCWNGPDNVVMTGSYNNFFRMFDRNTKRDITLEASRENSKPRMVLKPRKVCASGKRKKDEITVDSLDFNKKILHTAWHPKENIIAVATTNNLYIFQDRVN, encoded by the exons ATGGCGG GAGCTGGTGGAGGCAATGATATTCAGTGGTGTTTTTCTCAGGTGAAAGGAGCTGTGGAAGACGATGTCTCAGAAG CTGATATCATATCTACGGTAGAATTTAACCATTCTGGAGAATTATTAGCCACTGGAGATAAAGGAGGACGTGTGGTCATCTTCCAGCAGGAG AGTAAAAGCCCTTATCATAGAGGGGAATATAGTGTCTATAGCACTTTCCAGAGCCACGAGCCTGAATTCGACTACTTGAAGAGTTTAGAAATCGAAGAGAAGATCAATAAGATCCGATGGTTACCACAGAAGAATGCAGCACAGTTCCTGTTGTCTACAAATG ATAAAACTATCAAGCTGTGGAAAATCAGTGAACGTGACAAGAGACCAGAAGGTTACAACCTTAAAGAAGAAAATGGGAGATATAGGGATCCAACCACTGTGACCACACTCAGG GTGCCAGTATTCCGCCCCATGGACCTGATGGTTGAAGCGAGTCCTCGGAGAATATTCGCCAATGCTCATACGTATCACATCAATTCCATCTCTGTCAATAGTGACTATGAGACGTATCTGTCGGCAGATGACCTTCGAGTCAATCTATGGCACTTGGAGATCACAGACAGGAGCTTTA ATATTGTAGATATTAAAcccgccaacatggaggagctgACTGAAGTGATCACGGCGGCTGAGTTCCACCCACATCACTGCAACACTTTtgtatacagcagcagcaaaggCACCATCCGTCTGTGTGATATGCGCGAGTCGGCGCTGTGCGACCGCCACTCCAAGT TGTTTGAGGAGCCAGAAGATCCCAGCAATAGATCCTTCTTCTCAGAGATCATCTCTTCCATTTCCGATGTGAAGTTCAGCCACAATGGGCGATACATGATGACCAGGGACTACTTGTCTGTCAAAATCTGGGACTTGAACATGGAGAGCCGTCCCGTGGAAACATATCAG GTACATGAATACCTCAGGAGTAAGCTCTGCTCCTTATATGAGAATGACTGCATCTTCGACAAGTTTGAGTGTTGCTGGAACGGACCTGACAA TGTTGTCATGACCGGCTCCTACAACAACTTTTTCCGAATGTTTGACCGCAACACCAAACGTGACATCACCCTTGAGGCCTCACGGGAGAACAGCAAGCCACGCATGGTGCTGAAACCACGTAAAGTGTGCGCCAGCGGCAAACGGAAGAAGGATGAGATCACGGTGGACAGTCTGGACTTCAACAAGAAGATCCTGCACACAGCCTGGCACCCTAAAGAGAAC